One window from the genome of Mumia sp. ZJ1417 encodes:
- a CDS encoding diiron oxygenase: protein MSLTTDEQQSRIAAQREESGQRLLRSSAALSYDPVVDLDWDAPLLDDAFFAPPHRITLYGTDLWDSMSRAQRIDLSRLELASIASMGIWFETLLMQMMVRRLYDNDPRTAHVQYGFTEIGDECRHSVMFGKLLSTLDAPYYRPVRFMHEGGRFLKATSNGATCFAAALFVEEVLDQMQREAFADESLQPLVRGVSHVHVVEEARHMRFAREEAALEYEGQGRVTREWSKLAIATSAFLASRGLVHPHVYRDAGLDMRTAVRVARTNPYARATRTWAARRVRATLEEIGMITGPSRLLWKRAGLLDAVPETA from the coding sequence ATGTCGCTGACCACCGACGAGCAGCAGTCGCGCATCGCCGCCCAGCGTGAGGAGTCCGGCCAGCGGCTCCTGAGGTCGTCCGCCGCGCTGTCGTACGACCCCGTCGTCGACCTCGACTGGGACGCCCCGCTGCTCGACGACGCGTTCTTCGCGCCGCCGCACCGGATCACCCTGTACGGGACCGACCTGTGGGACTCGATGTCGCGCGCCCAGCGCATCGACCTGTCGCGCCTCGAGCTCGCGAGCATCGCCTCGATGGGCATCTGGTTCGAGACGCTGCTGATGCAGATGATGGTGCGGCGCCTCTACGACAACGACCCTCGTACGGCCCACGTCCAGTACGGGTTCACCGAGATCGGCGACGAGTGCCGCCACTCGGTGATGTTCGGCAAGCTCCTCTCGACGCTCGACGCGCCGTACTACCGGCCGGTGCGCTTCATGCACGAGGGCGGCCGCTTCCTCAAGGCCACGTCCAACGGCGCCACCTGCTTCGCCGCCGCGCTGTTCGTCGAGGAGGTGCTCGACCAGATGCAGCGCGAGGCGTTTGCCGACGAGTCGCTGCAGCCGCTCGTGCGCGGGGTCTCGCACGTCCATGTCGTCGAAGAAGCGCGGCACATGCGGTTCGCGCGCGAGGAGGCGGCCCTCGAGTACGAAGGTCAGGGCCGTGTCACCCGCGAGTGGTCCAAGCTCGCGATCGCCACGTCGGCGTTCCTCGCCTCGCGTGGCCTGGTCCACCCCCACGTCTATCGCGATGCCGGACTCGACATGCGGACGGCGGTGCGCGTGGCCCGCACCAACCCGTACGCGCGAGCGACCCGCACCTGGGCGGCCCGACGCGTACGCGCGACGCTGGAGGAGATCGGCATGATCACCGGCCCGAGCCGCCTGCTGTGGAAGCGCGCAGGCCTGCTCGACGCGGTTCCGGAGACGGCGTGA
- a CDS encoding DUF4873 domain-containing protein, which translates to MSDAEEQDEATYVGTLELVAGDEVVAARGTLSGVMQPIDGAYHWTGRLEPADALTALATKVGRKPIGVRAPGGTEVTARLGERNPWGGYRVSGTGAPPVPLTR; encoded by the coding sequence GTGAGCGACGCGGAGGAGCAGGACGAGGCCACGTACGTCGGGACGCTCGAGCTGGTCGCGGGAGACGAGGTCGTCGCCGCACGGGGGACGTTGTCCGGCGTGATGCAGCCGATCGACGGCGCGTACCACTGGACCGGGCGACTCGAGCCCGCCGACGCGCTCACCGCGCTCGCCACCAAGGTCGGGCGCAAGCCGATCGGCGTACGGGCGCCCGGCGGCACCGAGGTGACCGCACGGCTCGGAGAGCGCAACCCGTGGGGCGGCTACCGCGTCAGCGGGACCGGAGCGCCGCCCGTCCCGCTGACGCGGTGA
- a CDS encoding adenylosuccinate synthase, whose protein sequence is MPAVVIVGAQWGDEGKGKATDLLGSRVDYVVKFNGGNNAGHTVVIPQEDGTSEKYALHLLPSGILTPGCIPVIGNGVVVDIGVLFEEIDGLEARGVDTSALQVSASAHVIPEYNKVLDKVTERFLGSRKIGTTGRGIGPTYADKMNRLGIRVQDLFDEKILTQKVEGALELKNQILTKVYNRRAVTVEEVVEELRGYADRLAPYVTDTTLVLDRAIADGKTVLLEAGQATMLDVDHGTYPFVTSSSATSGGAATGSGIAPTRIERVIGIVKAYTTRVGEGPFPTELLDASGDFLREQGGEFGTTTGRPRRCGWYDSVVARYAARINGVTDFVLTKLDVLTGLETVPVCVAYDVDGVRHDEMPVDQSDFHHAVPVYEELPGWPEDISGARTFEELPANAQAYVRRVEELSGARMSVIGVGPGRDQAIVCHDLL, encoded by the coding sequence ATGCCCGCAGTCGTGATCGTCGGAGCCCAGTGGGGAGACGAGGGGAAGGGCAAGGCGACCGACCTGCTCGGTAGCCGCGTCGACTATGTCGTCAAGTTCAACGGCGGCAACAACGCCGGACACACGGTCGTGATCCCCCAGGAAGACGGGACCAGCGAGAAGTACGCCCTCCACCTCCTGCCCAGCGGCATCCTCACGCCGGGCTGCATCCCGGTCATCGGCAACGGCGTCGTCGTCGACATCGGCGTGCTGTTCGAAGAGATCGACGGCCTCGAGGCGCGCGGCGTCGACACCTCGGCCCTGCAGGTCAGCGCGAGCGCGCACGTGATCCCCGAGTACAACAAGGTCCTCGACAAGGTCACCGAGCGGTTCCTCGGCTCGCGCAAGATCGGCACGACCGGGCGCGGCATCGGCCCGACGTACGCCGACAAGATGAACCGTCTGGGCATCCGCGTGCAGGACCTCTTCGACGAGAAGATCCTCACCCAGAAGGTCGAGGGTGCGCTGGAGCTGAAGAACCAGATCCTCACCAAGGTCTACAACCGCCGCGCCGTGACGGTCGAGGAGGTCGTCGAGGAGCTGCGGGGGTACGCCGACCGGCTCGCGCCGTACGTCACCGACACCACCTTGGTGCTCGATCGCGCGATCGCCGACGGCAAGACGGTGCTCCTCGAGGCGGGACAGGCGACGATGCTCGACGTCGACCACGGGACGTACCCGTTCGTCACGTCGTCGTCGGCGACCTCCGGGGGCGCGGCGACCGGCTCGGGTATCGCCCCGACGCGCATCGAGCGGGTCATCGGCATCGTCAAGGCCTACACGACGCGTGTGGGCGAGGGCCCGTTCCCGACCGAGCTGCTCGACGCGTCCGGCGACTTCCTGCGCGAGCAGGGCGGCGAGTTCGGCACGACGACGGGTCGGCCGCGTCGCTGCGGTTGGTACGACTCCGTCGTCGCCCGCTACGCCGCGCGGATCAACGGCGTCACCGACTTCGTCCTCACGAAGCTCGACGTGCTCACCGGCCTGGAGACCGTCCCGGTCTGCGTCGCGTACGACGTCGACGGCGTGCGTCACGACGAGATGCCGGTCGACCAGTCCGACTTCCACCACGCGGTGCCCGTGTACGAGGAGCTGCCGGGCTGGCCCGAGGACATCTCGGGGGCACGGACGTTCGAGGAGCTGCCGGCCAACGCGCAGGCGTACGTGCGTCGCGTCGAGGAGCTGTCGGGCGCGCGCATGTCCGTCATCGGTGTGGGCCCCGGCCGTGACCAGGCGATCGTCTGCCACGACCTGCTCTGA
- a CDS encoding diacylglycerol kinase family protein, translated as MTSALLIANTSAGSADDDVLDEVVAVLRSRWDVEVARTAEPDELRDVLASLADTDVVVAAGGDGSWHAVVQALHSLGRLPKQVVALVPMGTGNDFARTLGLPDDPVDAARGLLDAEPQPLDLAVDEDGAVVVNAVHVGVGALAGEEAGPWKRRLGPLGYAVGAVKAGLVGAPERLRVVVDGRLVDHGDDVVQAAVGIGRYVGGGAPLLPDADPSDGLLDITISHADALPRRLAYGLRLLRGRHTERDDVVSVRGREVTISGDAMTWNADGEVSDGMRTRTWRIEQAGYRMLVSGPDKPTQDE; from the coding sequence ATGACCTCCGCCCTCCTCATTGCGAACACCTCCGCAGGCAGTGCCGACGACGACGTGCTCGACGAGGTGGTCGCTGTGCTGCGCTCCCGATGGGACGTCGAGGTCGCCCGCACGGCCGAACCGGACGAGCTGCGTGACGTGCTCGCCTCCCTCGCCGATACCGACGTGGTGGTCGCGGCCGGCGGCGACGGTTCGTGGCACGCGGTGGTGCAGGCGCTGCACTCCCTCGGCCGGCTCCCCAAGCAGGTCGTTGCGCTGGTCCCGATGGGCACCGGCAACGACTTCGCGCGCACGCTCGGGCTCCCCGACGATCCTGTCGACGCGGCCCGCGGGCTGCTCGACGCCGAGCCCCAGCCGCTCGACCTCGCCGTAGACGAGGACGGCGCCGTCGTCGTGAACGCCGTCCACGTCGGCGTCGGCGCGCTCGCCGGCGAGGAGGCTGGCCCGTGGAAACGTCGGCTCGGGCCGCTCGGCTATGCGGTGGGCGCCGTCAAGGCAGGTCTGGTCGGGGCGCCCGAACGGCTGCGGGTCGTGGTCGATGGGCGGCTCGTCGACCACGGTGACGACGTCGTCCAGGCCGCGGTCGGGATCGGCCGGTACGTCGGCGGCGGCGCACCGCTGCTCCCCGACGCCGATCCGAGCGACGGGCTGCTCGACATCACGATCTCCCACGCGGACGCCCTGCCACGACGGCTCGCGTACGGGCTGCGCCTCTTGCGGGGCCGGCACACCGAGCGCGACGACGTCGTGTCCGTACGGGGCCGCGAGGTCACCATCTCCGGCGACGCCATGACCTGGAACGCCGACGGCGAGGTCAGCGACGGCATGCGGACGCGGACCTGGCGGATCGAGCAGGCTGGCTACCGCATGCTCGTCTCGGGCCCCGACAAGCCCACCCAGGACGAGTGA
- a CDS encoding DUF3151 domain-containing protein — protein MSNLLGEPTETLLPDDPAAGADGSPQDVARAYPASSLAWALCADEALAADDDVTAYAFARTGYHRGLDALRRSGWKGHGPVPWSHPGNQGFLRALADLAEASERIGDLDEAHRCREFLRESSQEAYDVLVLGGRAGAE, from the coding sequence ATGTCCAACCTGCTCGGAGAACCGACCGAGACCCTGCTTCCCGACGACCCGGCGGCGGGAGCCGACGGCTCGCCGCAGGACGTCGCGCGGGCCTACCCGGCGTCCAGCCTGGCGTGGGCGCTGTGCGCGGACGAGGCGCTCGCGGCCGACGACGACGTCACGGCGTACGCGTTCGCCCGTACGGGCTACCACCGTGGGCTCGACGCGCTGCGCCGCAGCGGCTGGAAGGGTCACGGCCCGGTCCCGTGGTCGCACCCCGGCAACCAGGGCTTCCTGCGGGCGCTGGCCGATCTGGCCGAAGCCTCGGAGCGTATCGGCGATCTCGACGAGGCGCACCGCTGCCGGGAGTTCCTTCGGGAGTCGAGCCAGGAGGCGTACGACGTGCTCGTCCTGGGCGGTCGCGCAGGGGCCGAATAG
- the fbaA gene encoding class II fructose-bisphosphate aldolase — protein MPVATPEVYAEMLDKAKRDAFAYPAINVSSSQTLNAALAGFAEAESDGIIQVSTGGAEYLSGPTVKDMVTGSLAFAAYAHEVAKKYPVNVALHTDHCPENKLDGFVRPLLAASTERVKQSGLPYFQSHMWDGSAVPLDENLQIAEELLAACAAANVILEIEVGVVGGEEDGIVGAIDDKLYTTPGDALATVAALGTGEKGRYLTALTFGNVHGVYKPGNVKLRPAVLDAAQKAVQEKYGIARAFDFVFHGGSGSTAEEIAEAVSYGVIKMNIDTDTQYAFTRPAADHMFRNYDGVLKVDGEVGDKKKYDPRSWGKAAEAGMAARVVEACQHLSSTGTKLG, from the coding sequence ATGCCCGTCGCAACGCCCGAGGTCTACGCCGAGATGCTCGACAAGGCGAAGCGCGACGCGTTCGCCTACCCCGCGATCAACGTCAGCTCGTCCCAGACGCTCAACGCCGCGCTCGCCGGATTCGCCGAGGCCGAGAGCGACGGCATCATCCAGGTCTCGACCGGCGGCGCCGAGTACCTCTCCGGGCCGACCGTCAAGGACATGGTCACCGGCTCGTTGGCGTTCGCCGCGTACGCGCACGAGGTCGCCAAGAAGTACCCGGTGAACGTCGCGCTCCACACCGACCACTGCCCCGAGAACAAGCTCGACGGCTTCGTCCGTCCGCTGCTCGCCGCGTCCACCGAGCGCGTGAAGCAGAGCGGTCTGCCCTACTTCCAGTCGCACATGTGGGACGGCTCGGCCGTGCCGCTCGACGAGAACCTCCAGATCGCCGAGGAGCTGCTCGCCGCGTGCGCCGCGGCCAACGTCATCCTCGAGATCGAGGTCGGTGTCGTCGGCGGCGAGGAAGACGGCATCGTCGGCGCGATCGACGACAAGCTCTACACGACTCCGGGGGACGCGCTCGCCACCGTCGCCGCGCTCGGCACGGGTGAGAAGGGCCGCTATCTCACGGCGCTCACCTTCGGCAACGTCCACGGCGTCTACAAGCCGGGCAACGTCAAGCTGCGGCCCGCCGTCCTCGACGCCGCCCAGAAGGCGGTCCAGGAGAAGTACGGCATCGCGCGCGCGTTCGACTTCGTCTTCCACGGCGGCTCCGGCTCGACGGCGGAGGAGATCGCCGAGGCGGTCTCGTACGGCGTCATCAAGATGAACATCGACACCGACACCCAGTACGCCTTCACGCGCCCGGCGGCCGACCACATGTTCCGCAACTACGACGGCGTGCTCAAGGTCGACGGCGAGGTCGGCGACAAGAAGAAGTACGACCCCCGCTCGTGGGGCAAGGCGGCCGAGGCCGGCATGGCGGCGCGTGTCGTCGAGGCCTGCCAGCACCTGTCCTCGACCGGCACGAAGCTCGGCTGA
- a CDS encoding FAD-dependent oxidoreductase, producing MPRRLVVVGGDAAGMSAASTAKRALKDALDVVVLERQPWTSYSACGIPYWVAGDVATLDDLVARTPEQHRANGIDVRTETTAIELDLDAGKVVARTPEGTETFAYDELLIATGAEPVRPDVPGVDADGIHGVQTLADGRRVLDALEKDPKHVVIVGAGYIGVEMAEACVRRGLETVVVGSHPTPMPTIDAELGAQIATEMRTDGIDVRAPVTVTGFESDVDGRVRAVVTDHGTIETDLVILGAGVRARTELAAGAGLPTGVKSALPVDARGMLDADRHVWAAGDCVESRHRVSGRQVYVPLGTHANKQGWVAGRNLAGSDVTFPGVVGTAMTKVVTLEIARTGLGEQDASDAGFTPVAVTIEATTSAGYMPNARPLTVKVVADRPSRRLLGAQIVGREGAALRIDSFALALWNEMTVDDLMMTDLGYAPPFASVWDPVQQAARAAVSTLGAPLR from the coding sequence ATGCCCCGCAGACTTGTCGTGGTCGGAGGTGACGCCGCCGGGATGTCAGCGGCGTCCACCGCGAAGCGCGCGCTCAAAGACGCGCTCGACGTCGTCGTCCTCGAGCGCCAGCCCTGGACGTCGTACTCCGCGTGCGGCATCCCGTACTGGGTCGCCGGCGACGTCGCCACGCTCGACGACCTCGTCGCCCGTACGCCCGAGCAGCACCGCGCCAACGGCATCGACGTCCGTACGGAGACGACGGCGATCGAGCTCGACCTCGATGCCGGCAAGGTCGTCGCGCGGACGCCTGAGGGTACGGAGACGTTCGCGTACGACGAGCTCCTGATCGCCACCGGCGCCGAGCCCGTACGCCCCGACGTCCCGGGCGTCGACGCCGACGGCATCCATGGGGTGCAGACGCTTGCCGACGGCCGCCGCGTGCTCGACGCGCTCGAGAAGGACCCGAAGCACGTCGTCATCGTGGGCGCCGGATACATCGGCGTCGAGATGGCCGAGGCATGCGTGCGTCGCGGCCTCGAGACCGTCGTCGTCGGCAGCCACCCGACCCCGATGCCGACGATCGACGCCGAGCTCGGCGCGCAGATCGCGACCGAGATGCGCACGGACGGCATCGACGTCCGCGCGCCCGTCACGGTGACGGGCTTCGAGTCCGACGTCGACGGCCGCGTACGGGCGGTGGTGACCGACCACGGCACGATCGAGACCGATCTCGTGATCCTCGGCGCCGGAGTACGGGCCCGGACGGAGCTCGCCGCGGGCGCGGGTCTGCCGACCGGGGTCAAGAGCGCGCTGCCTGTCGACGCCCGCGGGATGCTCGACGCCGACCGGCACGTCTGGGCCGCCGGCGACTGCGTCGAGTCGCGCCACCGGGTGAGCGGGCGCCAGGTCTACGTCCCGCTCGGCACGCACGCCAACAAGCAGGGGTGGGTCGCCGGCCGCAATCTCGCCGGGTCCGACGTCACCTTCCCGGGCGTCGTCGGCACCGCCATGACGAAGGTCGTCACGCTCGAGATCGCGCGTACGGGGCTGGGGGAGCAGGACGCCTCCGACGCGGGCTTCACGCCCGTCGCGGTCACGATCGAGGCGACGACGAGCGCCGGATACATGCCGAACGCCCGCCCGCTGACGGTCAAGGTCGTCGCCGACCGTCCGAGCCGGCGGCTCCTGGGCGCCCAGATCGTCGGGCGAGAGGGAGCGGCCCTGCGGATCGACTCGTTCGCGCTCGCCCTGTGGAACGAGATGACCGTCGACGACCTGATGATGACTGATCTCGGCTACGCGCCGCCGTTCGCCTCGGTCTGGGACCCCGTCCAGCAGGCCGCACGCGCCGCGGTGTCGACGCTCGGCGCGCCCCTGCGATAA
- a CDS encoding RNA methyltransferase, which translates to MDGDEAHETEVGVGPWEGEWPDDPRFDVELLRDGDRRNVVDAYRYWTVEAIVADLDTRRHPFHVVVENWQHDHNIGSIVRTANAFLAAEVHVVGRRRWNRRGAMVTDRYQHVRHHPTVEDFVAWARTEGLPLVAIDNVERSRPIERAVLPRACALVFGQEGPGLSEEMLAAADAVLEITQFGSTRSINVGAAAAVAMHSWVLQHAEISG; encoded by the coding sequence GTGGACGGTGACGAGGCGCACGAGACCGAGGTCGGAGTCGGCCCCTGGGAGGGGGAGTGGCCCGACGATCCGCGGTTCGACGTCGAGCTGCTGCGTGACGGCGACCGGCGCAACGTGGTCGACGCCTATCGTTACTGGACGGTTGAGGCGATCGTCGCCGACCTCGACACGCGCCGGCACCCGTTCCACGTCGTCGTCGAGAACTGGCAGCACGACCACAACATCGGCTCGATTGTCCGTACCGCCAACGCCTTCCTTGCCGCGGAGGTGCACGTCGTGGGGCGACGTCGCTGGAACCGTCGGGGCGCGATGGTGACGGACCGCTATCAGCACGTGCGCCACCATCCGACGGTCGAGGACTTCGTGGCATGGGCCCGTACGGAAGGGCTGCCGCTGGTCGCGATCGACAACGTGGAGCGGTCGCGCCCGATCGAGCGCGCCGTGCTGCCGCGCGCATGCGCCCTGGTGTTCGGCCAGGAAGGGCCAGGGCTGTCGGAGGAGATGCTCGCGGCGGCCGATGCCGTGCTGGAGATCACGCAGTTCGGCTCAACGCGCTCGATCAACGTCGGCGCCGCGGCCGCCGTCGCGATGCACTCCTGGGTCCTGCAGCACGCGGAGATCTCGGGCTGA
- a CDS encoding glycerophosphodiester phosphodiesterase, with protein MSGLPGPAGNVRPVVIAHRGASGYRPEHTLASYLLSVALGADVIEPDLVSTADGVLVARHENEIGGTTDVAAHPEFAGRRTTRRVDGREVTGWFTEDFTLAELKTLRARERIPQLRPSNTSYDGWYEVPTLDEILGLAEMASYQFGRRVGVVPELKTSTYFRERDLPLEEPLLRAVREWGLDAADSGFAVQSFEVANLQRLAADSRLRLVQLVEPVGAPYDRVRAGDPLTYAEMVRPTGLARVAEYAHVLGAPKDLLLPRTPAGELGSPSGLTGDAHAAGLEVYVWTVRRENAFLPVDLRSSEIGGDAGDVRRELDALLALGVDGMFADQPDVAVEAVAARVARYSPRSVFEIAKR; from the coding sequence ATGTCTGGACTCCCCGGACCGGCAGGCAACGTCCGACCGGTCGTGATTGCACACCGCGGCGCCTCCGGCTATCGCCCGGAGCACACGCTCGCGTCGTACCTCCTCAGCGTCGCGCTCGGCGCCGACGTCATCGAGCCCGACCTCGTCAGCACCGCCGACGGCGTCCTGGTCGCCCGCCACGAAAACGAGATCGGCGGCACCACCGACGTCGCCGCCCACCCCGAGTTCGCCGGCCGCCGGACCACCAGGCGCGTCGACGGCCGCGAGGTGACCGGCTGGTTCACCGAGGACTTCACGCTCGCCGAGCTCAAGACGCTGCGCGCCCGCGAACGGATCCCGCAACTGCGCCCGAGCAACACCTCGTACGACGGCTGGTACGAGGTGCCGACACTCGACGAGATCCTCGGGCTCGCCGAGATGGCGTCGTACCAGTTCGGGCGACGCGTCGGCGTCGTGCCCGAGCTCAAGACGTCCACGTACTTCCGCGAGCGCGACCTGCCGCTCGAAGAGCCGCTCCTGCGGGCCGTGCGCGAATGGGGACTCGACGCCGCCGACTCCGGGTTCGCCGTGCAGTCGTTCGAGGTCGCGAACCTTCAGCGGCTGGCCGCGGACTCGCGGCTGCGACTCGTCCAGCTGGTCGAGCCGGTGGGTGCCCCGTACGACCGTGTGCGCGCGGGCGACCCGCTTACGTACGCCGAGATGGTGCGCCCCACGGGTCTGGCGCGGGTCGCCGAGTACGCGCACGTGCTCGGCGCGCCGAAAGACCTGCTGCTCCCCCGGACGCCGGCAGGCGAGCTCGGGTCACCCAGCGGCCTCACCGGCGACGCACACGCGGCCGGCCTCGAGGTGTACGTCTGGACGGTCCGGCGCGAGAACGCCTTCCTACCCGTCGACCTGCGCTCCAGCGAGATCGGCGGCGACGCCGGAGACGTACGCCGGGAGCTCGACGCGCTGCTCGCGCTCGGCGTGGACGGGATGTTCGCCGACCAGCCGGACGTCGCCGTCGAGGCCGTCGCGGCGCGGGTGGCGCGCTACAGCCCGAGGTCGGTCTTCGAGATCGCGAAGCGGTAG